From a single Planctellipticum variicoloris genomic region:
- a CDS encoding DUF2997 domain-containing protein, with product MNKTIEIIVASSGQSRVETKGFVGSECRLASRFVEQALGQQVDEQLKAEFHQSTGSQQYLKEGQ from the coding sequence TTGAACAAGACCATCGAGATCATCGTGGCTTCCAGCGGCCAGTCGCGCGTCGAAACGAAGGGCTTCGTCGGGAGTGAGTGCCGTCTGGCCAGCCGGTTCGTCGAACAAGCGCTTGGGCAGCAGGTTGACGAACAGCTCAAAGCGGAGTTCCATCAATCCACCGGCAGCCAGCAGTACCTGAAGGAGGGGCAATGA
- a CDS encoding DUF1257 domain-containing protein — protein MSHIVSIQTEIRDPVAIRAACGRLALPEPVFGEMKLFNSSAVGWAVRLPEWRYPVVCDVVTAKIAYDNFGGRWGEQRHLDRFLQTYAVEKTRIEARRRGHTVTEQALADGSIKLTIQVGGAA, from the coding sequence GTGTCGCACATTGTTTCGATTCAGACCGAGATCCGTGACCCGGTCGCCATTCGGGCGGCGTGTGGTCGGTTGGCGTTGCCGGAGCCAGTGTTCGGCGAGATGAAGCTCTTCAACAGCTCGGCGGTGGGCTGGGCGGTGAGGTTGCCGGAATGGCGGTATCCAGTCGTCTGCGATGTCGTCACTGCGAAGATCGCGTACGACAACTTCGGGGGTCGCTGGGGTGAGCAGCGGCATCTCGACAGATTCCTGCAAACATATGCGGTCGAGAAAACTCGGATTGAGGCCAGGCGTCGGGGCCACACCGTGACCGAACAGGCGCTGGCCGACGGATCGATCAAACTGACCATTCAGGTGGGAGGTGCGGCTTGA